AGACAAAGTAAAGGCAGGATTTATCCCATTCAATTCGGCGGCACTTTGAGATTCTCCTGCCACCTCAGCAATTGGTTTCTCTGCCTGTTGGATTTCTTTGAGAGATTCTTCAAGCAAAGTGATCTCCGCTTCGCGTTCCTTAAGAACCTCCTGAAGTCGCATTATTTCCTTTTCTAATGATGAGACCGATCGCTCATTCTGAGTGGAAAGACTAGgcatggaaatggaaagacTGGGACGAAGATTTATCGACTGAAGGTTTGACACAgaaagagagtgagagttGGATGGTGAATGTGAGCTACTCGTTCCGTGGCTTGAAAATGAAGCCTTGCGCAAATGCGCCGAGGATAGCTCCTGCGATAGCGATTGTGATTGCGAAAGCGACCTAAAAGAAATTAGATAGTTTATATTAAATGAAAGGTGTGTTAACCTACCTCGCGTGGAGCGATTCCGCCGAGGCCGCTTGCCGGAAAAAAAGCCGTCGACCAGAAGAATTTAGTTGAGTATCTGGAGGATCACGTCCCCTTGTTCCAACAAACCTTCGTCTATAAGGTGACGTATCTTGGAGAGGTTTGTCGGAGGCCGGTGATTCTGTAACGGGTTCTGCGACGCTGGAACTATTCAGCTTGGCTTCTTGGATTTGGGCGGCCAGGTCTGATATTTCCCTCAATGCATCACGGTACTTGACTGTAATGGAGGACAGGTCGGCGAGGGTCGCTGTATGAGTTTGCTGCAGGATAAGAAGTTGGTTCTCCAAGTCAGTCGATGGAGATGTAGCGGCAGTATCATTCTCTATGCCATTCGGAGAGGAAGGGTCAGAGTCCGGTGATGTCTCTGTAGGAGAAACAGGAGTTGGAGGGGCGTTTGCGAGGTCGACTTCTAGGCTTCTTCGAGCCTGCTCAACTTCACCAACAACTTCTCCCAGACGAATCCGGGTCTCGCCtgcctccctcttcctctgttcccattccttcatcttcaattcTAGTTGCTTGAGTCGCAACTCCCTGGCTTCAAGGTCTGAGCGCCAATTGTCCCCGTCCTGCCTAAAGGCATCCAAACGTGCTTGCAAAGTCTCAGCCTCTTCACGTCGCCGATCGCATTCTTTCTCCAGACCTTCAACGGTTTTCTGGAGAGCAAGGATCGACTCGTCGGATCGAGATAATCGAGCCTCTAGGTCTGCTATGTATTTGCTAGAATGCGCTTCAGCTTCTTTGAAGCGGGTCACTTCCCGTTTGAGATCAGACATGGATTCGCTGGAGGACACCGATGTGTCATCATATGTCTTCATTCTTTCCTCCAAATCACGCACATAAGCCTAAATCGATGTATAGTGAGCAATAAACAATGTGGTCCAAATTCAACTGTCGTACCTCTGTCGATGCTTCTCTTTCAGTGAGCTTAGAAACCCTGGCTCTCAGTTCCTCTACATATAACTCAGTAGCCGCATGCCGCTCCGTGATGGCCGCTAACTCTTCCTCCCTTTCTTCTACCATCTCATTTGTATGCCTGAGAGCGGCTCTGTTGAGGCTGAGCTCTGCTTCCATGGCACTAATCGTCTTCTCATACTCTTCAATTACAGGGCCCACGATCTCTTCATATTTCCCGGTTCCACCTACGGCACCAGATGTActgtttctgtgtttttcGCCTAGTTCTCTCCTCAGGCGCGTAAGTTCCTCAGTCCGGTCGACATACTTCTCGCGAAGGTCTTCGTAATTGCTCTGTAGCTCATACATTTGAGCCAGTACTTTCTTTCCCGCGCCTTCAAGTGCCTCTGGTTCTTTATCGGCCGTCGAAAGCGCACCACCGTCCTTGATGGCTTTCAACTCTTTGCGAAGACGCGAAACCGTGCCTTGTAACCATTCAATGTCGTCCCATCCATCCTCTTTTTCATTGACAGTGGCGCGATTCTTGATATTGCGCGCACGATTGGCATATTTCAGGGTGTTGATGGTCTCTCCTGCGTTCCATTCGGCAGGACTAACACACGCGATCATGAGAGTATGAGCATTGCCTCCAAGGGAGTCTTGTAGGAGGCGAGTCAACTTGGAATCACGATATGGAACATGACTCGCAGTGTTGGACTTCGCGCGCGCCGGATCGCCCAAAGCAGAGATAACGTTTCCAAGGGCGAGCAAGCCACTATTAATGGATATTCCCTCTTTGATCCGTTCTCCTGCAGCAGCCGTGCGTTTGAGCTATGCGACATACTTAGCTCACTgtagaagaggaaaaaaattcagaCCTACCCGTTCAGAACCAGCAAGGTCGACGAAATGGAACTTCGACACAATTGTAACCCATTCGCCCGATTCCTCCTCATTAGCAGCGGTATTTGATCGATCACCCAAATGACCCAGAGCACTAGCTGGCCGAAGACCAATGCCTCTGCCCATGGCTGATGCGAAACTCGGGGTCGACGGACGGCCTAAAGTGGGAGACGCAACTCTGTTAGCGGAAGGAGAAGGACCACCAGCGTACATGGAACCAGGACGGGCTAGCCTCGACGGTGAGCGACCACccggaggaagaggagatgaaGACCTCGGGGGTGGGCCAGAACCTGAATACTTCTTTTGGGTTAAAGTGAGAGAAAAAATGGCGTGAGACCGAGATGATTGTGCGTTCATGTCTGTCTCGTTGGTTCGCCGAATGGAAGTTCCTTTCTTCAGTAGACTATTGAATGACAGTTAGAAATTCGGCTCATTCTTGCATTCAAATCCAAACTCACCCCATAACTTCATTGGGATTTCTGACGTTCACCTCGCGAAGCCCTCCCCAGATGATATGACCTTCTTTGTCCTCTCTTATCTGGACCTCTCGCTTTGCTCCCGTTGGGTCGTCCAGGCTCAACAAATCAATCAAATCTTCGTTATAAATTTCAATAAAGGAACCCTTTAGGTTGTAGGTCCAAGTATTTCCTCGCTCCTCTTTAAGCTGTCTTGCAGAAGCAAATATAGAGGAAACGGCCCTTGGGATGATACCCATGCCGTTGTTAGGATCTGTtgggtcgaggtcgaggtcgaccCCGGTCATGGTAAACGTTTTACCACTACTTGTTTGGCCATAAGCAAGGATAGTGCAGTTAAATCCCTCAACAAAGCGGGATACAAGGGGTCTCGCGGTGGACTCGAATAGTTCATACTGCGTGGTTGGAGGGGGATGCACTTGGTCGAAGGTGAACACCTGCTTTTTAGAACCGGACGCTCCTGAAACAGTAGGTGCAGAAGGTGCGCCAGAGCCTGCTAAAGCGCTAGATGGCGATTCTATAGAGATagatgttgaagaagtgGCCTGTATTACTGAGCGTTGGAAACGAGCGGGAATAGAAGTAGAGTCTTGTGTGGTGGGTGGGCGAATACGAAGAGCTGCGGAGAAGGTTAGTACTACTAAGGATTCAAAGAGGCTATTAGGACGCACCAACTTGTACCGAGGTCGCCGCTGGGGACGACGAGCTCGAGGGGGCCATGGCTGCTCTTCTCATCCTCAAGTTTCTCTCCCCCTTCACAAATCAAGGTGGACGGCATCTTCCGGATTTCTCTGTTTCTCACAACGGTGTGCAACCCCTGTCATATGATCCTTGCAACATATTTTCGTTTCTCTTTACTCAGCATTCATCAGCAACGTCTTCCTGGCTATGACTTTCAGGCTGTGGCAGTTGACTGGCGTCTCCCTTGCACTCCCTGTCTATGTTAATGCAGTAGTTCATCCCCTCAGTTTCAGCTTTTTCAGCCATTCATAATATTGTCCATTGGTTACGCATTGTATTCTGTCCATCAATTTCCCCCAGGGTTGGATGTTGAGAATTTGAAcaatcttttttttatttgttCAATCTCCATCAAACCGATAGCGACTGATGGTTAAGATCGTATCAAGTAGCGACCTGAAGATTTCAAGACTATTTAGCATTTACCCTCCCCGGCGGTCGAGCTTCCGTGTCTCCCCTAGAAACCAAAAAACGTATATGTTTGTATCTATGCTTTATTTCTGGTCATGCCCATAGCTTTGACCCATAGCGCAAGTAAAACTTTATAAACGGATATCATTTCAAATACATAGACTAAGAGGATAATACTGTATGTGTAGCGCGGTCAAATAATCCAGTATCGATAATATTAATAAGTAATCAGTACTTTCAGAGGAGGGTTTCGCCTGGGTCAATTTTTTGTGAGTATTTTAAACACAATGGAGATAGTAAGAATTCCAGACCTAGAGCAGATCGCAACAGGGAGCATCCTACTGCCACCGTCTGTTCTACGCTCGCTTGGTCGGCAAGCGACGGGTTTACTTCCTGAAAGGAATTCAGTATCATGCACCGAGTGTCTCCTTATTTAGACAATTTAACTCACCATCAAATCAAGGCCGACAAGCAACCCGGTCTCGTAAATAGCCTCACATATGTAGTGTCCTTCACGAAAAGTTAATCCTCCTCGAACCTAGAGCAACACGTAAGCGTAAGGAGCGCAACAAGCCTGTTCTGCGCTTACTGGGGTGCCAGTGGATGGAGCAACACTAGGATCCAAAGCATCCACATCAAAGCTCAAGTGAATAGGCTTGTCTCTTCCCGGGTTGACATGATCCAAAGCCATTTCAACAACCTTCCCGATGCCATACTTATCAACTTCGTGCATACTAAAAGCCTTGATGTTGTTATCTCGTAGTATCTTCTTTTCACCAGCATCAACATCTCGTAGACCAATGTAAACAAGTCGGTTGGCTTTCAAGATAGGTTTGACCCATGAAAACTCTTCCACTTTGGACCCAATTCCAAGAAGGAACGAAACGGGCATGCCATGTATATTTCCTGGTGCGGGTATCAGCTTGGCGACTTCAAACATCAAAATGAAAAGCACCAGATTCTGTAGAATCGACGGTATTTATATCCGCGTGGGCGTCGATCCATACAACACATGCGTCGGGGTATTTTCTGGTGGTATGTGATGTCGCGATTGAGTCTCGTTTTCAGCGCTAATGGCATACAACTCACGAGAGTGTCCCTGAGATTGTTCCCATCGCCTAAGGTATGTATCAGATTGCAGCCCTGTCATTTTGCTTCAAAGATTCGACTTGCCAATGAATGGTCCCCACCAAGAGTTACAGGCAGCTGCCCCTTGGCGGCATGCTCACCGACTACCTGGGCAACGGATTGGGTGACCCGAGACACGAGCCTCGGATTCTTGAGAATACCAATGGGTGGATCGTGGAGGGCATTGATTTCTTCGAACTGGTGGTGACCGTCGAAAACTACTTTCCACCCTAGGTTTTCCAATTGACCGATGAGGCCAGCTTCAACGAGATGGATGGGTCCCTGATCTACTCCTGCCTTTGGCTTGAAATCGGGACTATTAATATTAAGATATATGTAAGTCGATTCATACACTCACCTGGCCGCCGCTTCAGACCGTAAGTGGTCAGGTGTTATGTTGTAGGGTATACGGAGGTTGAGAAAACGCTATCGCATACCTGAAAGGACAACCGACGATCTAGCCCCTCGTTAGTGATGCCTAATACGCGTCCGCGATAACAAACATACTGCTAGGGTTTTTGGTTCGGGGATGAAGCGCGATTGAGATGCCATGTCAGATAGATTGAGAAAGGGAGCAAGAGCAAACCAAGCCGTGCGTTATATAGCAAAAGACAAGATCCGGGAGAATGTATGGTAAGCGCGcaggttgaggttgaaattCGGAATTGACTACATTGCTGACGGTGCATTGTGGTGCAGTGCTCGGCGAACCCAAAGATCGGTATAAGTAAGTGTATCTGATAAGCAGCCACGTAGCATCATCCTGTACATATCATCTATGCGAATTGGCGTGGTTCATTGGTATTACATATTCCAGCTTGTCATCTTCAGCGTCAATGTAAGAACCTTTCTCGAGCCTCGCCGGGAGTCGCACTGAACTTAGCACACTGGTAGTGGCACACAGCGTCTCATATTAAAGGTACTAGTTGGTACTATTTTACCATCACCCCCATCACCCATGTGCTGTTCGGCTCCGTTGTTGCTGTCTCTTTCAGGCATGGCCGGTCTGCCCTTCTGTTCTCCAATAATCCAAATGTAGACTATGATGAGCTCAGAGCGCTCACATTCACGGCAGAAATGTATTGGAGCGTGCCAAATATACTCTCGTTTTCTAAAAATAGTCAACTCCTCCCCCTTGCTGCCTGACATTGCCTGCGGCTTTGCTACAACTAATCTCAACCTGTTTCTCGATTATCACAATCCATATCACAATCGATTGGCTTCCGTCTTCTTTAATCACCCTTATCGTTGATTTAGAGTCATGGCACAAACACACACGCCTGCTGCATCCGGCACGACCACCCCTTCGTTTCAAGATATAGTGCGTTGCAGATCCCCAGGCCTTCTattatttctttttccctTCTAAATGCACTTTCATCTTCCCCGCGTTCAATCCTTCACTCACATTGTGGACCAGGTTCGCGATGCCATGAAACATTATAAACACGAAAGGGAGTCAGAAGCCCATCAAGTATGTGCTACCAAACCTACAGCGCTCAGCCACTGAAGTTTATTCTCAGATTTTCCGCAATGCCGGAGGGCACAAGCCAAAGGGGATGCCCCAGCTTGTTGACCCCGTAAGCGATCTTTGAAGGCATCCTCCTAAGGCTCTGAGACTTTCAATTCTACAGGATGAAGAGACCGTTCCGGGCATTGAACACCCTGGTAGCACTGGGGTGATTTATTGCTCCGATAGGGCTATGGCCAACGGATTTAGCTACACCAGCTCTCACGAATGGGCAAATTTGGGACAGGGTGCCCCGGAGGTAGGCCCAATCCCCGATGCTCCAGAGAGGCCAAACTCCATTCCACTTCCTGTTGACTGCCTCGAATATGCACCGACTACGGGCGTTAAAGGTAGTGCAATATTATCAGAAATGTTTTCGGTACTGACAATGTCTCAAGCTCTTCGTGAAGCCGTTGCCAATCTGTACAATCACACATATCGTCAAGATAAAGTAAGCCAATATACATTTGAAAATGTATGCATTGTGCCTGGTGGACGCTCTGGCCTATCCAGACTTGCAGCTGTCATTGGCGACGTCTACACTGTAAGTTTCAATATGTGGTTTCTTCGAAACTATTAATCCTGAATATTTTACCAGAGCTATCAAGTTCCTGACTACACCGCTTACGACCAAGTGCTAAGCTCTTTTAAAAGGCTAGTACCCATACCCACGACGTGCGTAGCATATATGGTACTATAGTATTATTCCAGCGTTTCATGACAGTTCCACAGCCTTAATTCCAAAGTAACTTTTGTTTATTTCAATATCTAACGACACATGGTACTGACCATTACAGGACAAATACCGCCTTGATATAGAGCAAACAAAGGTTCATACTTCGTAATATCTTTCGATCTCTAAGCGTTGTTGATTTTTATCCAATATCTCCTCTGTTTCCAGAGGGACATTCGTACACAAGGACTGGCCGTTGTCCTTGCATCTAACCCCCGTAATCCTACCGGACAGGTTGGAGTTTATTTCTATATTTCTTGAATGCTTAAGTCTTACAACagttgacattttcaggtcATCAAGTCAGTCCTCGTTTCAATGTAATTCCATTTCTAAAGTTCATTCAAATCGTTATCAAGGGGAAATGATCTCAAGGAACTGGTTTCTTTGAGCAAAGAAGGGACTACGATTATCTTGGACGAGGTTATTGGATTCTTGAACCATAGCGTTGAAATGATCTAATATTCTCTAGTTTTATTCATGGTATATATACCCCGAAAGCCATAGCGATTATGGCAAATCCATCTCGTCCGCCAAATACATCGATGATGTCAACGAAGTAGGTACACTTGTTGATTTGCATTGTTAGTACTTACTACTTGGCATATTGATGTTGTGTTATAATAGGACTCTGTCGTAATCATCGATGGTCTTACAAAGGTACGTTTAATCTAAATCTCTCAGTTAGTCATTCTG
This Psilocybe cubensis strain MGC-MH-2018 chromosome 3, whole genome shotgun sequence DNA region includes the following protein-coding sequences:
- a CDS encoding Arginase, with protein sequence MASQSRFIPEPKTLAIVGCPFSPDFKPKAGVDQGPIHLVEAGLIGQLENLGWKVVFDGHHQFEEINALHDPPIGILKNPRLVSRVTQSVAQVVGEHAAKGQLPVTLGGDHSLAMGTISGTLSKYPDACVVWIDAHADINTVDSTESGNIHGMPVSFLLGIGSKVEEFSWVKPILKANRLVYIGLRDVDAGEKKILRDNNIKAFSMHEVDKYGIGKVVEMALDHVNPGRDKPIHLSFDVDALDPSVAPSTGTPVRGGLTFREGHYICEAIYETGLLVGLDLMEVNPSLADQASVEQTVAVGCSLLRSALGETLL
- a CDS encoding putative aspartate/prephenate aminotransferase; this translates as MAQTHTPAASGTTTPSFQDIVRDAMKHYKHERESEAHQIFRNAGGHKPKGMPQLVDPDEETVPGIEHPGSTGVIYCSDRAMANGFSYTSSHEWANLGQGAPEVGPIPDAPERPNSIPLPVDCLEYAPTTGVKALREAVANLYNHTYRQDKVSQYTFENVCIVPGGRSGLSRLAAVIGDVYTSYQVPDYTAYDQVLSSFKRLVPIPTTCVAYMDKYRLDIEQTKRDIRTQGLAVVLASNPRNPTGQVIKGNDLKELVSLSKEGTTIILDEFYSWYIYPESHSDYGKSISSAKYIDDVNEDSVVIIDGLTKNWRLPGWRVCWVIGPKNLITALSQSGSFLDGGANHPLQLAAIPLLDPLHVQQEKIALQKHFKSKRDHVLQRLKELHLEVDIPPTSTFYIWLNLEKLPPPLNNGLTFFEELLKEQTIVIPGIFFDINPAHRRNLFNSPCHHYVRLSFGPPLRDLDKGLDAIGRVLKKAKKSGMGDFGQGYKTAIEMPKEPAQV
- a CDS encoding Kinesin-like protein KIF27; the encoded protein is MPSTLICEGGEKLEDEKSSHGPLELVVPSGDLGTTLRIRPPTTQDSTSIPARFQRSVIQATSSTSISIESPSSALAGSGAPSAPTVSGASGSKKQVFTFDQVHPPPTTQYELFESTARPLVSRFVEGFNCTILAYGQTSSGKTFTMTGVDLDLDPTDPNNGMGIIPRAVSSIFASARQLKEERGNTWTYNLKGSFIEIYNEDLIDLLSLDDPTGAKREVQIREDKEGHIIWGGLREVNVRNPNEVMGLLKKGTSIRRTNETDMNAQSSRSHAIFSLTLTQKKYSGSGPPPRSSSPLPPGGRSPSRLARPGSMYAGGPSPSANRVASPTLGRPSTPSFASAMGRGIGLRPASALGHLGDRSNTAANEEESGEWVTIVSKFHFVDLAGSERLKRTAAAGERIKEGISINSGLLALGNVISALGDPARAKSNTASHVPYRDSKLTRLLQDSLGGNAHTLMIACVSPAEWNAGETINTLKYANRARNIKNRATVNEKEDGWDDIEWLQGTVSRLRKELKAIKDGGALSTADKEPEALEGAGKKVLAQMYELQSNYEDLREKYVDRTEELTRLRRELGEKHRNSTSGAVGGTGKYEEIVGPVIEEYEKTISAMEAELSLNRAALRHTNEMVEEREEELAAITERHAATELYVEELRARVSKLTEREASTEAYVRDLEERMKTYDDTSVSSSESMSDLKREVTRFKEAEAHSSKYIADLEARLSRSDESILALQKTVEGLEKECDRRREEAETLQARLDAFRQDGDNWRSDLEARELRLKQLELKMKEWEQRKREAGETRIRLGEVVGEVEQARRSLEVDLANAPPTPVSPTETSPDSDPSSPNGIENDTAATSPSTDLENQLLILQQTHTATLADLSSITVKYRDALREISDLAAQIQEAKLNSSSVAEPVTESPASDKPLQDTSPYRRRFVGTRGRDPPDTQLNSSGRRLFFRQAASAESLHARSLSQSQSLSQELSSAHLRKASFSSHGTSSSHSPSNSHSLSVSNLQSINLRPSLSISMPSLSTQNERSVSSLEKEIMRLQEVLKEREAEITLLEESLKEIQQAEKPIAEVAGESQSAAELNGINPAFTLSPKTLNRFDHIRKTMESVHAHDGLNEAGTSEGDSLERLNELMLSMAAKESSHRDTVEALNAELALTRRQLDDLTTLNRDQTLNMSTEIESLHKNHSHDLALLEEVRKRETELLESLKEVEAAHKAEIDLLRTAHEDAMKAKAQEMEELTTAMKHEHESSVTTLRDELEGVKLSLEKAREEHTISFGKLKAEHEKELQSKLQEADDMLEKTRADHEKVLAKVHADHAAALRQKDEEAAAALQSTEEEYYNALTKLRGDQVEAIKTVAAETNATIERLREEHAGELRMAEIAKEGSISQSESDRALALRTLQEEHVAAIARKEAAFAEEIECLNAGFLRTSKAKDDDHSLQMDRIKLEHETSLSKLKSDWRTEVERLEASLVSERDEHAAIIHKLRQENEAAIQAVQEQQATILQEIERSYQEETLALQAKHDQRVKEFSLELEQSREALSQSHASKVAELETNHDQELSKLVAELTLAKERLQSAEEELQSHSERAQLDDQRRKDVLESHAKELSEMEFIHRQEVSKLESSMAALRQAHQQDIETLQSDHKNALQQQQDQLGAMTAELQKKHAEERDAFSRERDMLVEEIEAHKVAADEFTLLREQNRQTHEEEVVAKDKEIASLKASLTSIGGERDELESEVAKLRAELNKTRSEQSKLIQEASKRESLVVELDRHRSVLADLQENLQKVKDEKDVIQTEKNKSDAMVRDLQAQLARSASPPNVRSSERNIGFQRGTNLPAIKLPPPTPPPSVPPPPAPRSATATMHHLNGDSNLSTSSQSSAFNSSVSSRESQPESPSTSVGHVPLNGISQLDPKTSQKIEQQSKLIEEQEAMIKTLNKQLTHCETDLQTHMDLVTTLETSLGDSEKNLRKARMQATELARERDTLNLKLEAMRNELSEAKREVVTVRRSIVEEKQSLEQRLDEERKAKERARQQLDSRMEELQKRKSKFACL